The sequence tgctttaaagtaagaatcaagggagaaagaatagaaggtgtgagtcgtggaaaataaggaaacgaaggggtgaatttatagtgaaatatccgacagagcaatcgaaacagattattgcatataatcaaaaaagatcatgatttccttaatcaccaaagaaccaaatcttattacgtaagattctctttaaatcccttaaatcccggaaatcaatcataactacgtcatcggttaagacgaatatattttactcatctcactcttttacgatagtctcatttatattcttcgcataatcgaatcgttttatctacattactcaatgatgataaaactccattatcaccttatatttgtcatgaaaaccttcttattgttatccataacaacctctatcaaattttggggacgaaatttctttaacgggtaggtactataatgacccggaattttccgaccaaattatacttatgagattaatatttacataaattaaaccataccaacatgataagcaatccaaattgttgagacttgtgtttagagttttacacaacgtttgaccgtccaatatgaccgatgatatcatgaactatataacatacgataattatacgtttgtgtatatatatgtatttatatatatttaacatgatttaaggatggtttaacatctcattgtgtactaatgacaatgagttataagtatattttgaaactactaacttaagttttcaaaatgataactatacgtaacattctttgatatatatacttataatctataatgcttatacatgtatcgtatatataatgtatctaatcactttttaaggacataaatatataaaacaatataagtatattcacaaaagatagctatctttgaattctcgttccgtttcctcaagatttctatacgtatatctagggtatatgtacccgtatcatacccagcttctatacgtatttactattggtatatacacatcaaatcaacatcctaatcaacattattactgccctagatatgaggtaactaggatttgtcaagtagtatgaattatttgtaagaaaacaaaattaggaatccttttctttctttataaactaaaaacgtttttataaatgaacaccatttcttcactccattttctcatatctacaccctcattcatctctcaaaatactcctaacttcatacttgatcatctccaagcattttctccatcatttagcttcaattacaagccttaaacactataagaaaactctttcaagaacatatcaaaataaccacccatttgaagaagtttacttccaaccttttgatctaactccaccactctttgattccaagattatttcttatcttttgcagtaactttgtccaagtaacttgaggtagtaaccttgttcataatcttattcaattcatattcatatagctatcttattttgtggtataaaattttaacaacaagaacatggtttgaatgatttcaaacttgttcgcaaactaaatagatccttctaacttgacttttaaaatacttcaagacctgtaatatatcataatgatatgctaacctaacaaaatataacttggttttacaaagaacatcttaaaaactgaatctacgtcgtcagagtgcaaccgggggctgttttgggttggataattaaaaaccatcttgaactttgaattgaaagttcatgttctggaaaaatgatatttcttatgaatatgttaacacataaaaattttatggtttaactcaaagtgtaagaatTTTTAGAAAaaagatcattaaatgttgtttttatgatggaaaatgatcactttcataagtttcaccaaagtttgacctataacctatgatttcgaatacaaactaaggtattttcagctcatattcttaaaatttgactcgatccaaggaagtggcaagttgaaccaacaaaaacggagttgtaatgaagaaactacgactaaaacaagattgggtatccgaagctagtttagctacgaaaatatttggagaaaaagtaaattaatcatatattttctaattaatatgatattttatatataattacttatgatttgattttatatatttcaggaccacccgtaaacaacacgagaagattaatcataagacctcatgattgtacgcaacacgtcatttgacaacacggtattttatgtacgcaacacgtcatttgacaacatggtaccatgggtcgagattaattctgatcaatacgaatacgatggggtctttatttattttatttaagcaactaattgtggaccactaacatcggactgctaactacggactaagaaaatattaaaagtattaaaagtatatatatatatgtaacgattacttaaaaagaaaatatattgatatattatatatatggttaggttcgtgatatctatcggagaccaagtcgaattaaataccttcaaggcaaaagtgtgtttcatttgctccctttttaattgcttttgcaatatatatttttgggctgagaatacatgcgctgcttttataaatgtttacaaaatagacacaagtacttaaaaatatattctacgttgagttgtatcactggcatatttccctgtagcttggtaactactatttacatgggtattgtaaacgcgaatcctgttgatagatctatcgggcctgacaaccccaaccggactggacgaccagtattcaacggttgcacagtacttcattttggtgactacacttggtacggtgtagtgagatttcataataaaaggaatatgcgacgttgattaaatgttaagtatggttaccaagtgctcaaccacttagaatgctttacatactcttgcgagtgtattatgtttatgattatgaaatcttgtggtctattaacatattgaaatgattgttatgataagcctatgaactcaccaaccttttggttgacactttaaagcatgtttattctcaggtacgaattaagtcttccgctgtgcatttgctcaatataaggacattacttggagccgatcatcgcaatgggaccaaatgttgatgacttcgtccaggtggattaggacgagtcctttcattattgttaatgtattataattatcattgttattattattattattatcctcatcaatatcatttaaaagtagtatgattaaaattatagaattatcattgttattattagaaattgttattaggattaacatgatagttattattattattattactaataaaagtattagttaccatttattattagtattacgattatagtcaccaatatgaataataatattattattaggattactaatttatcatttttgtaattgttagtattattgttattattaacccaAGTAGCATTTtaaacaatatcattactattattagtattatcattatcaataaaattattattattataatgagtaaatcattgttatcagaactatcatttttaacaaataaatattttgtacataaaatatactctttacatatactaaaagtacattaatatttcatatacaatatatcaaacatattaatagtatctatataaatacttacttattttttttttgaaaagcaagaaggacTTATATTAAACAATCACGAATAGTACATGGTTGACTGGGCAACCTTAACAACACAATACATCACGAAAGAAATAGAGAAAACAAATTACACCGCCCTAAGCTaattgcaaagattgcaactaacaAAAGAGAGAAACTAAGGTTGTGAGAACCATTGAAGCCAATCCATAATATGACCCTTGCAACGTCGTGAAATCCAATCGTATGAAAGAACTTGAACCTCGCTAAATAAAGATGGGACCGTCTCGAGCTTATTCTTGAACACCTTTGCATTTCGATTCTTCCATATAATGTAACAAACCACCCAACAAACCGCTTGCCATTGGTTCCTTTTGTGATCATGTGCTACGTAGCCGAAGGTACCATTAAAAATATCCTCATACCCGAATAAAGCCGAATTATACCCCCACCATTTAAGGACTTTCGCCCATATGTCTTTGGCCATTTGACAAGAAAAAAGTATATGTTCCACCGTCTCAATGTCACCATCACAAATCGGACATCTCACGCTGTTCAAATCGATGCCCCGTTTATCTAACTCGAACCTTACCGGTATACGACCTAATCTCGCCCGCCAAATAAACACCTCTACTTTTTTTGGAACCAAACCATTTCGCAACGACTCAATTGAATTAACCGCACGTGGTAGGATGACTTTGTCCACTAGAACCGAACAGTCCTTGACCATATATGTACCCTTCGAATTGAGATTCCAGCTCTAACAGTCTTTTTTATCTTCGATCAGCTGCAAGTTCCGAACAGTATCTCGCAATTCATTTAGTTCACTATTCGTTCGTCCCATAGGTGGATAGGCCCAATTGCCGAGCCCATCTCCCTTAAATTCTTCGGTTTTGTTACTGATGTTGATATCTTTGTCAATCTCGAGCCtgtataatcttttgaatttgtctTTGAGGCTTGCGTTCCCCACCCAAATGTCATTCCAAAAAGAGGTGCTTTTCCCGTCCCCGAGCAAGCGTATGAAAGACTTAGAGAAAGAAATCCCTAACCCGTCCACATGTTTTCCTGCAACACAAATAGAATTCCAAAGGCTAGCGTTTGGTTTTCGGACAAGCCCGTTTCCAAGCACAAGACCTCCATTAGAACCATAAATGCTACGAATTACGGCGACCCACAAAGTgttagtttcggttttaaacctccaccaccacttacaaagaagagctaaatttttactttttaaggacatgatatttaaacctccttcttcgtgaggaagaaggatttttccccacttaacccatgacattttagagttagaacccgtcccgccccaaaaaaatttcCGTCTCACACTCTCGAGAGAATTTAGCACACAAGTAagggcacgaaagagcgagaagtaatAGAGAGGTAGGCTAGAGAGAACCGACTTAACTAAAGTTAACCGTCCACCGAATGAAATCATTTTTGCTCTCCAGTCCGCTAACCTCTTGTTAAATTTCTCGATCACCGGGGACCAATCATTCAATTTCTTCATCTTATTACCCACGGGAATACCCAAATACATGAAAGGCAACCGACCTGCAAGACATGAACACCAAGACGCAAGAGCTTCCACGTTATCATTACTAATGCCTATCCCAAATAAttgacttttattataattaaccttcaaccccgaagcccgttcaaaacattccaacaagtacattaaatttcgcgcattacgtctactccattcgccaaaaaaaatcatatcatccgcatattgcaaatgAGAAATGACGACTTTATCTTTACCCACCTCCACCCCTTTATACATCCCTCTCTCAACCGCCTTTTTCGTTAGGATATTAAGTCCCTCCGCTGCAATAATAAAAAGGAAAGGTGATAAGGGATCACCTTGGCGAACGCCCCTTTTAAGATTAAACTCACTTGTCGGAGACCCGTTTATGAGAATGGAGATTGTAGCCGATTTAAGACACGAGGAAATCCACTTACACCATTTAGTACCGAACCCCATACATTTCATCACTTCAAGAAGATAATCCCAATTAAGCGAATCAAAGGCTTTCTCGAAGTCTACCTTAAAAATTAGGCCGTGCTTTTTGTTTCGTTTAAGATCTTCGACCACTTCATTTGCAACTAACGCACCGTCTAGAATATATCTACCCCCAAGAAACGCACTCTGTTCCTTCCCTACAAGACTAGGTACCACTTTACAAATTCTCAAAGACAACATCTTCGCGATAATTTTATAATAACTGCAAATAAGACTAATCGGGCGATAATCACTAAAACTCAGCGGGTCCGATTTCTTCGGAATAATGGAAACAAAAGAGGCATTGCAACCCTTTGAAAACTCGCCAAAAACCCAAAACCAGTTGATAGCACCTACCAAATCAtctttgattatggaccaaaacttTTTGAAAAAACCAAAGTTGAACCCATCCGGTCCCGGGGCCTTCGAACTACCACAACATTTGACCGATTCCCAAATTTCCCCTTCCGTGAAAGGAGCTTCTAAGAGCTCGTTGTCCGCTGATGTAATCAATTCAGAAAACAGCCCTTCAAGGCTTGGTCCATCCGAATTATGTA comes from Rutidosis leptorrhynchoides isolate AG116_Rl617_1_P2 chromosome 4, CSIRO_AGI_Rlap_v1, whole genome shotgun sequence and encodes:
- the LOC139840895 gene encoding uncharacterized protein; translated protein: MVKDCSVLVDKVILPRAVNSIESLRNGLVPKKVEVFIWRARLGRIPVRFELDKRGIDLNSVRCPICDGDIETVEHILFSCQMAKDIWAKVLKWWGYNSALFGYEDIFNGTFGYVAHDHKRNQWQAVCWVVCYIIWKNRNAKVFKNKLETVPSLFSEVQVLSYDWISRRCKGHIMDWLQWFSQP